The Thermosynechococcus sp. genome has a segment encoding these proteins:
- a CDS encoding EutN/CcmL family microcompartment protein: MKIARVCGTVTSTQKEDTLTGVKFLVLQYLGEDGEFLPDYEVAADTVGAGQDEWVLVSRGSAARCIINGTDKPIDAAVVAIIDTVSRDNYLLYSKRTQY; encoded by the coding sequence GTGAAGATCGCGCGAGTGTGCGGCACCGTTACCAGTACTCAAAAGGAAGACACCTTAACGGGAGTCAAGTTTCTCGTCTTGCAATATTTGGGTGAGGACGGCGAATTTTTACCCGACTACGAAGTGGCTGCGGATACGGTTGGTGCAGGGCAGGATGAGTGGGTATTGGTAAGCCGAGGCAGTGCCGCCCGCTGTATTATCAATGGCACCGACAAACCCATTGACGCAGCCGTTGTCGCCATTATTGACACCGTAAGTCGGGATAATTATTTGCTCTACAGCAAACGTACCCAGTATTAG
- the mreC gene encoding rod shape-determining protein MreC, with protein MAFLLRWWGRYAGSLGLVALVLTTAWILRETNGAAIRELYRLLSLPFQGAVDNQQALIQARTWQLEQQLAALQAENQRLRQMLNAPMLPHLQGRIVPVIGRSSDQWWRSLLLGEGTRQGLTLGSVVVGNGGLVGRITSITPNTSRVMLLTDPASRVGVVVGRTRQMGILRGQLNQQVIVEFLEKDPKVQPKDVLYTSALSSLYPAGIPIGEVQSVELSDPTRPHATVILGAPLDRLEWVTVIPYAEPTDTFTPN; from the coding sequence ATGGCTTTTCTGCTGCGCTGGTGGGGACGATATGCAGGTAGCCTTGGCCTTGTCGCTTTAGTACTCACAACTGCTTGGATTTTGCGCGAGACCAATGGGGCAGCGATTCGTGAACTCTACCGCCTTCTCAGTTTGCCCTTTCAAGGCGCAGTGGACAATCAGCAAGCCCTGATTCAAGCCCGCACATGGCAACTGGAGCAGCAATTAGCTGCGCTTCAGGCGGAAAACCAACGGTTGCGGCAAATGCTGAATGCACCGATGCTCCCCCATTTGCAGGGCCGCATTGTGCCGGTGATTGGTCGCAGTTCCGATCAGTGGTGGCGATCGCTCCTTTTGGGGGAAGGCACTCGTCAGGGCTTAACCCTTGGCTCAGTGGTGGTGGGCAACGGTGGTCTTGTTGGCCGCATCACGAGCATCACTCCCAATACCAGCCGAGTGATGTTACTGACAGATCCCGCCAGTCGCGTGGGGGTCGTGGTTGGTCGAACGCGGCAGATGGGGATTCTGCGGGGACAACTCAACCAGCAGGTGATTGTCGAGTTTTTAGAGAAAGACCCGAAGGTACAGCCCAAGGATGTTCTCTACACCTCCGCCCTGAGTAGTCTTTATCCAGCAGGCATCCCCATTGGTGAGGTGCAATCGGTGGAACTCAGCGATCCCACCCGTCCCCATGCCACCGTCATTCTCGGTGCCCCTTTAGATCGCCTTGAATGGGTGACCGTCATTCCCTATGCTGAACCGACAGACACGTTTACCCCGAACTAG
- a CDS encoding ribulose bisphosphate carboxylase small subunit has translation MAVQSYAAPPTPWSRDLAEPEIAPTAYVHSFSNLIGDVRIKDYVHIAPGTSIRADEGTPFHIGSRTNIQDGVVIHGLQQGRVIGDDGQEYSVWIGDNASITHMALIHGPAYIGDGCFIGFRSTVFNARVGAGCVVMMHVLIQDVEIPPGKYVPSGMVITTQQQADRLPDVEESDIHFAQHVVGINEALLSGYQCAENIACIAPIRNELQRQADPPTLHVEMLTGEKNTMTADYGTHVRQLLQQGYQISLEYADARRYRTSSWQSCPTLTGQQESQVMAAIAQLLKEHEGEYVRLIGVDPKAKRRVFEEIIQRPGQAPVVSRRSSRPSATVSAAPVGSLDASVVAQVRQLLQQGYQIGTEHADARRYRTSSWTSCAPIQSKQEPEVLAALEACLKEHAGEYVRLIGIDQKQKRRVLEQIIQRPQGPVAIATKAPTPVATSHGSISSDGNETLLSADLVNQIQDLLRQGCQVITEYADQRRFRTSSWQSGIKITSAQQINDLRAFLAEHQRDYVRLVGVNPQAKQRVLETMIHRPNGKAAGNGTSTRGQGFAPPPTASGQGSTPTHGLSQEVIEQIRHLLQQGYTLALEHVDARRYRTNSWQSGPRIEAKNLHEALAAIQACLQEYRGEYVRLIGINPVGKQRVAEILLQQAAK, from the coding sequence ATGGCGGTTCAAAGCTATGCGGCCCCTCCGACGCCGTGGTCTAGGGATTTAGCGGAGCCAGAGATTGCCCCCACGGCTTACGTTCACTCCTTCAGTAACCTCATCGGCGATGTCCGCATCAAAGATTATGTTCACATCGCTCCCGGCACCTCCATTCGTGCCGATGAAGGAACGCCCTTCCACATTGGCTCCCGCACCAACATTCAAGATGGTGTTGTGATCCACGGCCTGCAACAGGGGCGGGTGATTGGGGATGATGGCCAGGAGTATTCTGTCTGGATCGGTGATAATGCCTCAATTACCCACATGGCACTGATCCACGGCCCTGCCTACATTGGCGATGGCTGTTTTATTGGCTTTCGCTCGACGGTGTTTAATGCACGGGTTGGCGCGGGCTGTGTGGTCATGATGCACGTCCTCATCCAGGATGTGGAAATTCCGCCGGGAAAATACGTGCCTTCGGGAATGGTGATCACGACGCAGCAGCAGGCGGATCGCCTCCCCGATGTGGAAGAGTCAGATATCCACTTTGCCCAGCACGTGGTTGGCATCAATGAAGCACTGCTATCGGGGTACCAGTGTGCTGAGAATATTGCCTGTATTGCCCCGATTCGGAATGAACTCCAGCGTCAAGCAGACCCACCCACTCTACACGTTGAAATGCTCACCGGGGAAAAGAATACCATGACCGCAGATTACGGGACCCATGTCCGCCAATTGCTACAGCAGGGATACCAAATTAGTTTGGAATATGCTGATGCACGGCGGTATCGCACTAGCTCTTGGCAAAGTTGCCCGACGTTGACAGGGCAGCAGGAGTCGCAAGTGATGGCGGCGATCGCCCAACTCCTCAAGGAGCATGAAGGGGAGTATGTGCGCCTGATCGGTGTCGATCCCAAGGCCAAGCGTCGCGTTTTCGAGGAAATCATTCAACGCCCCGGTCAAGCACCTGTGGTTAGTCGCCGTAGCTCTCGTCCCAGTGCCACGGTGAGCGCAGCGCCAGTGGGCTCCTTGGATGCTTCGGTTGTGGCTCAGGTGCGGCAGTTGCTTCAGCAGGGCTACCAAATTGGCACAGAGCACGCCGATGCCCGTCGCTATCGCACCAGTTCTTGGACAAGCTGCGCTCCCATTCAATCCAAACAGGAGCCCGAGGTGTTGGCTGCCCTTGAAGCCTGTCTTAAGGAACATGCGGGTGAATATGTGCGTCTCATCGGCATTGATCAAAAGCAGAAGCGGCGCGTCCTGGAGCAAATTATTCAGCGCCCGCAGGGACCGGTGGCGATCGCCACAAAAGCACCCACCCCAGTGGCTACTAGTCATGGCTCCATCAGCTCTGACGGCAATGAGACTCTTCTCAGTGCCGATCTCGTGAACCAAATCCAAGACCTATTGCGCCAAGGCTGCCAAGTCATCACCGAGTATGCCGATCAGCGTCGCTTCCGTACCAGTTCTTGGCAAAGCGGCATCAAAATTACCTCTGCCCAGCAAATCAATGATCTGAGGGCTTTTCTTGCTGAGCACCAGCGGGACTATGTCCGCCTTGTGGGTGTCAATCCCCAAGCCAAGCAGCGGGTCCTGGAAACCATGATTCACCGTCCCAATGGCAAAGCTGCCGGCAATGGCACGAGTACCCGTGGTCAAGGGTTTGCACCGCCTCCAACTGCTTCTGGTCAAGGGAGCACCCCCACTCATGGCCTCAGTCAAGAGGTGATTGAGCAAATCCGGCACCTCCTGCAACAGGGCTATACCCTCGCCCTAGAACACGTGGATGCCCGTCGCTACCGCACCAACTCCTGGCAAAGTGGCCCCCGCATTGAGGCCAAAAATCTTCATGAAGCCCTTGCTGCAATTCAGGCCTGCCTCCAAGAATACCGTGGCGAGTATGTGCGGCTGATTGGTATTAATCCTGTCGGCAAGCAGCGGGTGGCCGAAATCCTACTCCAACAGGCTGCTAAGTAG
- a CDS encoding carbon dioxide-concentrating mechanism protein CcmK: MPIAVGMIETRGFPAVVEAADAMVKAARVTLVGYEKIGSGRVTVIVRGDVSEVQASVAAGVDSAKRVNGGEVLSTHIIARPHENLEYVLPIRYTEAVEQFRN, from the coding sequence ATGCCAATTGCTGTGGGAATGATTGAAACGCGCGGATTTCCCGCCGTTGTCGAAGCCGCAGACGCAATGGTAAAAGCCGCTCGGGTCACCCTTGTGGGCTATGAAAAAATAGGGAGTGGTCGGGTCACCGTGATTGTCCGTGGCGATGTTTCTGAAGTGCAGGCCTCAGTGGCTGCCGGGGTTGATTCTGCCAAACGTGTCAATGGCGGAGAGGTGCTGTCCACCCACATTATTGCCCGTCCCCACGAAAACCTTGAGTACGTCTTGCCCATTCGCTATACCGAGGCAGTGGAGCAATTCCGAAACTAA
- a CDS encoding rod shape-determining protein, whose protein sequence is MGLFSRLSRDIGIDLGTANTLVYVSGRGVVLEEPSVVAIDQNTKQPLAVGAEAKRMLGRTPGNVVAVRPLRDGVIADFERAELMLKHFMRQVHGGKNLFAPRVVIGIPSGVTGVERRAIEDAARGAGAREVYLIDEPVAAAFGAGLPVEEPTGNMIVDIGGGTTEVAVLSLQGTVLSESVRVAGDEISDAIVQYLKKVHNLIIGERTAEEIKIRIGSAYPNDSYDSESMEVRGLHQLSGLPRTVVVKAEEIRESMAEPLSAIVEAVKRTLERTPPELAADIVDRGIMLAGGGALLRGLDTLISHETGIVVHVAADPLRCVVMGTGRVLENFKDLARVFSTQPAVIG, encoded by the coding sequence GTGGGATTATTTAGTCGGCTATCACGAGATATTGGCATTGACTTGGGGACAGCCAACACACTGGTTTATGTATCCGGACGCGGTGTGGTTTTAGAGGAACCCTCCGTTGTCGCCATTGACCAAAACACCAAACAACCCCTTGCCGTTGGTGCTGAAGCGAAGCGAATGCTGGGTCGGACACCCGGGAATGTCGTGGCCGTACGTCCACTGCGGGATGGTGTGATTGCCGATTTTGAACGTGCCGAACTGATGCTGAAGCACTTTATGCGCCAAGTGCACGGCGGCAAGAATCTGTTTGCCCCCCGTGTGGTGATTGGTATTCCCAGTGGTGTTACCGGTGTCGAACGTCGTGCCATTGAGGATGCTGCTCGGGGTGCGGGGGCGCGGGAGGTGTATTTGATTGATGAACCCGTCGCCGCTGCCTTTGGGGCAGGTTTACCAGTGGAAGAACCAACGGGCAACATGATTGTCGACATTGGCGGTGGCACGACTGAAGTGGCGGTTCTCAGTTTACAGGGTACCGTTTTGAGTGAATCCGTCCGGGTGGCTGGGGATGAAATTTCTGACGCGATTGTCCAATATTTGAAAAAAGTACACAACTTGATTATTGGCGAACGCACGGCTGAGGAGATCAAGATTCGCATTGGCTCTGCCTATCCCAATGACAGCTATGACTCGGAATCCATGGAAGTGCGGGGCCTGCACCAGCTCTCTGGCCTACCACGCACAGTTGTAGTCAAAGCAGAGGAGATTCGCGAAAGCATGGCGGAGCCACTCTCAGCCATTGTTGAAGCCGTTAAGCGTACCCTTGAGCGCACACCCCCAGAACTGGCGGCAGACATTGTGGATCGCGGGATTATGTTGGCGGGCGGTGGTGCCCTGCTGCGGGGTCTCGATACCCTGATTAGCCATGAAACGGGCATTGTCGTCCATGTGGCAGCGGATCCCCTGCGGTGTGTGGTCATGGGAACTGGTCGCGTCCTGGAAAATTTCAAGGACTTGGCTCGGGTCTTTTCTACACAACCGGCAGTGATTGGTTAA
- the mreD gene encoding rod shape-determining protein MreD, producing MLNRQTRLPRTSLNWLITLGSVGLCALLSFIHLPNLHLLVPDWFLIWVVVWSVKRPWSQGVLAGIALGWIQDGLVSAHPSHAVSLALVGGLTALMQKQRFVSEDFISVALITFAMAILQQTIIAIQMTLGSGFPLEEIWQHHRQVALSSAIMSSLWAPLLYAPLNRWWTWLREQE from the coding sequence ATGCTGAACCGACAGACACGTTTACCCCGAACTAGTCTCAACTGGCTGATTACCCTTGGCTCTGTGGGACTCTGTGCCCTGCTGAGCTTTATTCACTTACCTAACTTGCATCTATTGGTGCCGGACTGGTTTTTAATCTGGGTGGTGGTGTGGAGTGTCAAGCGACCCTGGAGTCAAGGGGTACTGGCGGGTATTGCCCTCGGCTGGATTCAAGATGGCTTGGTCAGTGCTCATCCTAGCCACGCAGTCAGCTTAGCTTTGGTGGGGGGGCTGACTGCCCTGATGCAAAAGCAGCGTTTTGTTTCTGAGGATTTTATTTCCGTTGCTCTGATTACCTTTGCCATGGCCATCCTGCAGCAAACCATCATCGCAATCCAAATGACCCTTGGCAGTGGCTTTCCCCTAGAGGAGATTTGGCAGCACCATCGGCAAGTAGCGCTTAGCTCAGCGATTATGAGTAGTCTTTGGGCACCCTTGCTCTATGCCCCCTTGAATCGCTGGTGGACGTGGCTGCGAGAACAGGAGTAG
- a CDS encoding carbon dioxide-concentrating mechanism protein CcmK encodes MAIAVGMIETLGFPAVVEAADAMVKAARVTLVGYEKIGSGRVTVIVRGDVSEVQASVAAGVENVKRVNGGQVLSTHIIARPHENLEYVLPIRYTEAVEQFRESVSGIRPMGRP; translated from the coding sequence ATGGCAATTGCCGTCGGTATGATTGAAACCCTTGGTTTCCCCGCAGTGGTAGAAGCCGCAGACGCAATGGTGAAAGCTGCTCGCGTTACCCTTGTGGGCTATGAAAAAATCGGGAGCGGTCGGGTCACCGTGATTGTCCGTGGTGATGTTTCTGAAGTGCAGGCTTCGGTGGCGGCGGGGGTCGAAAACGTGAAACGTGTCAATGGGGGCCAAGTGCTCTCCACCCACATCATTGCTCGTCCCCACGAAAACCTTGAATACGTGCTGCCGATTCGCTACACCGAAGCGGTGGAACAATTCCGCGAAAGCGTTAGCGGTATCCGCCCGATGGGTCGCCCATAG
- a CDS encoding argonaute PAZ domain-containing protein, producing the protein MSTQFQEVEVILNRFFVKNLTQLDLTFHEYQCQFTQVPEQGSEQKAISSVCYKLGVTAVRLGSRIITREPIDPRRMQTQDWQLQQIGYRELSCQNYHERQAMESFERKILEEKLKRFNKTAIEKDYELGLIWWISSQEGLEKIGHGWQVHRGRQIDLIIETDGKLYLQIDIHHRFYTPFTLEWWLTEYPDIQLKYVRNTYENKTNWLFEGLSDKRPNEIKIEELGVSVAEYHRKKGATEQEINESHVVIVKKTSGYTAKPILHLSQRLSPILTMEILAQIAAQRGEESEIQNVFDYIKKDINSRLQESQKTAKFIFENIYNLSSQPEIMKVNGFVMPRAKLLARNNKEIDKTAKIRILGCARIGETQFGCLNLFENQPECPAEVRKCLLDIARSSGTQIQIDSCFTGSDYPKDDLAQQRFWQQWAAQGIKTVLVVMPWSPHGEKTRLRIQALKAGIATQFMIPTPQANPYKALNVALGLLCKAKWQPVYLKPLDDSQAADLIIGFDTSTNRKLYYGTSAFAILANGQSLGWELPDIQRGETFSGQSIWQIVSKLVLKFQDNYGSYPKKILLMRDGLVQEGEFEQTIKELTHQGIDVDILSVRKSGSGRIGRESNSGNTEITYHDAEVGTVIFYSESDSFILQTTEVIKTKTGPLGSARPLRVVRHYGNTPLELLALQTYHLTQLHPASGFSSCRLPWVLHFADKSSKEFQRIGQISLLQNIDREKLIAV; encoded by the coding sequence ATGTCCACCCAATTTCAAGAAGTTGAAGTTATACTCAATCGTTTTTTTGTAAAAAATCTCACTCAACTAGATCTTACGTTTCATGAATACCAATGCCAATTTACTCAAGTGCCAGAACAAGGTAGCGAGCAGAAAGCTATTTCCAGCGTTTGCTACAAACTAGGAGTTACTGCTGTTCGACTAGGGAGCCGCATTATCACGAGGGAGCCCATTGACCCTAGGAGAATGCAAACTCAGGATTGGCAGTTACAGCAAATAGGATATAGAGAACTGAGCTGTCAAAACTATCACGAAAGGCAGGCTATGGAATCCTTTGAAAGAAAAATCCTAGAGGAAAAGTTAAAACGATTTAATAAAACCGCAATCGAAAAAGACTATGAATTAGGGTTGATTTGGTGGATTTCTAGTCAAGAAGGATTAGAAAAAATAGGTCATGGCTGGCAAGTACATAGAGGCAGACAAATTGATCTTATAATAGAAACAGATGGAAAATTATACTTACAAATTGATATTCATCATCGGTTTTATACTCCATTCACACTTGAGTGGTGGCTAACTGAATATCCTGATATTCAACTCAAGTACGTGCGGAATACTTACGAAAACAAGACAAACTGGCTCTTTGAAGGCCTTTCGGACAAACGTCCAAATGAAATAAAAATAGAAGAGCTAGGAGTGAGTGTAGCAGAGTATCACCGTAAAAAGGGAGCAACTGAACAAGAAATAAATGAGTCACATGTTGTAATTGTTAAGAAAACTAGCGGCTACACGGCTAAGCCAATACTTCATTTGTCTCAAAGATTATCACCGATTCTGACAATGGAAATATTGGCGCAAATTGCTGCGCAAAGAGGAGAAGAAAGTGAAATTCAAAATGTTTTTGACTACATCAAGAAAGATATTAACTCGCGTTTACAAGAATCGCAAAAAACAGCGAAATTTATTTTCGAAAATATCTATAATCTCAGTAGTCAACCAGAGATAATGAAAGTTAATGGCTTTGTCATGCCTCGGGCAAAACTATTAGCTCGAAATAACAAAGAAATCGATAAAACAGCTAAAATCAGAATTCTCGGCTGTGCTAGGATTGGTGAAACCCAATTTGGTTGCCTAAATCTTTTTGAGAATCAACCTGAATGCCCAGCGGAAGTACGCAAATGCCTGCTGGACATAGCAAGAAGCAGTGGCACGCAGATACAAATAGACTCCTGTTTTACAGGAAGTGACTATCCAAAAGATGATCTAGCTCAACAAAGATTCTGGCAACAATGGGCTGCTCAAGGAATTAAAACCGTTTTAGTAGTGATGCCTTGGTCACCCCATGGGGAGAAAACAAGGCTACGAATTCAGGCATTAAAGGCAGGAATCGCTACTCAGTTCATGATACCAACACCCCAGGCTAATCCCTACAAAGCTCTCAATGTTGCCTTGGGACTGTTGTGTAAAGCTAAGTGGCAGCCTGTCTATCTAAAACCATTAGATGATTCTCAAGCTGCGGACTTAATTATTGGTTTTGACACAAGTACAAACCGAAAGCTGTACTATGGTACGTCTGCTTTTGCAATTTTAGCCAATGGTCAAAGCTTGGGTTGGGAGTTACCAGATATACAACGGGGAGAAACTTTCTCTGGTCAATCAATTTGGCAAATTGTATCTAAGCTAGTGCTTAAATTCCAAGATAACTATGGTTCCTACCCTAAGAAGATACTACTGATGCGCGACGGGCTTGTTCAAGAAGGGGAGTTTGAACAAACAATCAAAGAACTGACTCACCAGGGGATTGATGTCGATATTCTAAGTGTCCGTAAAAGTGGCTCAGGGAGGATAGGACGTGAATCTAATTCAGGCAATACCGAAATAACCTATCATGACGCTGAAGTGGGCACTGTAATTTTTTATTCTGAAAGTGACTCATTTATATTACAAACCACCGAGGTCATCAAGACAAAAACTGGCCCCCTTGGCAGTGCTAGACCTCTGCGGGTTGTGCGTCACTATGGCAATACACCTTTAGAGCTACTGGCTTTGCAGACCTATCACTTGACTCAGTTGCATCCTGCCAGCGGATTTAGCTCCTGCCGACTGCCTTGGGTACTGCACTTCGCCGATAAAAGTAGTAAGGAGTTTCAGCGGATAGGTCAGATCAGCCTTTTGCAGAATATTGATCGAGAAAAGTTAATTGCTGTTTGA
- the rlmD gene encoding 23S rRNA (uracil(1939)-C(5))-methyltransferase RlmD → MSVWQQGATIELGIDSLSHTGEGVGRWQDRVVFVADTVPGDRLRVRLTHVKRQYAHGKVLEVVQPSEQRVRPSCIVADKCGGCQWQCVAYAAQLAAKERLVKDAIARIGHLEPQAFLPIVPAPHPFGYRNKVTYPLGRRRGKVIAGYYQKGSHRLVNLNQCPVQDPRLNPLLAALKQALQPWPIYSEQTHEPGLRHLGLRIGQRTGEQLITLVLAGPLPAGLQAEAEGWLQQFQGVVGVCVNFNHQGGNRIFGDETQVLAGRPYLWEEMAGVRFQIASTTFFQVNTAQAEQLVTTLRDWIAPTGRERLVDLYCGVGTLSLPLAGAVAEVIGVEVHSASVQQAIANAQHNGINNAHFVCAKAEEWLPQYDQAGDVLLLDPPRKGCDRAVLDAILHNRPPRILYVSCHPATLARDLAHLCGSGTYQLAKIQPLDMFPQTAHVETIALLTS, encoded by the coding sequence ATGAGCGTTTGGCAGCAGGGTGCCACTATTGAGCTCGGGATTGACTCCTTAAGCCACACGGGGGAGGGGGTAGGACGCTGGCAGGATCGGGTGGTCTTTGTGGCCGATACGGTTCCGGGCGATCGCCTGCGGGTGCGACTGACCCACGTCAAGCGACAATATGCCCACGGCAAAGTTTTGGAGGTGGTGCAGCCTTCAGAACAGCGGGTGCGCCCAAGCTGTATTGTTGCCGATAAGTGTGGCGGCTGTCAGTGGCAGTGTGTGGCCTATGCAGCTCAATTGGCGGCCAAAGAACGACTAGTGAAGGACGCGATCGCCCGCATTGGCCATCTAGAACCACAGGCCTTCCTGCCCATTGTCCCTGCCCCTCATCCCTTTGGCTATCGCAACAAAGTAACCTACCCCCTCGGTCGGCGGCGGGGAAAGGTCATTGCTGGTTATTACCAAAAAGGTTCCCACCGTCTTGTAAACCTCAATCAATGTCCGGTGCAGGATCCCCGCCTCAATCCCCTCCTGGCTGCCCTGAAGCAAGCATTACAACCCTGGCCGATCTACAGCGAACAGACCCATGAACCGGGGTTGCGCCACCTTGGTTTGCGCATCGGTCAGCGCACAGGGGAGCAGCTCATTACCCTTGTGCTTGCCGGGCCATTGCCCGCTGGTTTACAGGCAGAGGCAGAAGGTTGGTTACAGCAGTTTCAAGGGGTGGTGGGGGTCTGTGTCAACTTCAATCATCAAGGGGGGAATCGCATCTTTGGCGACGAGACACAGGTGCTGGCCGGGCGGCCCTACCTTTGGGAAGAAATGGCAGGGGTGAGGTTTCAGATTGCCTCGACCACCTTTTTTCAAGTCAACACAGCCCAAGCGGAGCAACTGGTCACCACCCTGCGAGACTGGATTGCCCCAACGGGTCGGGAACGACTGGTGGATCTCTACTGTGGTGTGGGGACCCTGAGCCTACCCCTTGCGGGCGCTGTGGCTGAAGTCATTGGTGTGGAAGTGCATTCTGCCTCGGTACAGCAGGCGATCGCCAACGCCCAACACAATGGCATTAACAATGCTCACTTTGTCTGTGCCAAGGCAGAGGAGTGGCTGCCCCAGTACGATCAGGCCGGGGATGTGCTGCTTCTTGATCCACCGCGTAAAGGGTGCGATCGCGCCGTTCTTGACGCCATTCTCCACAACCGTCCGCCACGCATTCTCTATGTCAGTTGTCACCCCGCCACCTTGGCACGGGATCTGGCTCACCTCTGCGGTAGCGGTACCTATCAACTGGCAAAAATTCAGCCCCTCGATATGTTTCCGCAAACGGCTCATGTAGAAACCATTGCGTTACTGACTTCCTAG
- a CDS encoding alpha/beta hydrolase, producing the protein MLKRLSPWLLALALPVGALFTPPAKAANVVSLTYGPFQRSFPMSELEEFVSTQEATGQLRGLMRLVPKDNQAKLLELLSMRLPFNVVQTDQILASPIGKDLLKQFSQVTIRRDQAGEVALRGALLTAAASPEGLSMMSFLKNYPGETINLDLRKLNQMLTKQDGIMSMLGKLRP; encoded by the coding sequence ATGCTGAAGCGCCTTTCACCGTGGTTACTGGCACTGGCCCTCCCCGTAGGTGCCCTTTTCACCCCCCCTGCCAAAGCAGCTAACGTGGTTTCCCTCACCTATGGTCCTTTTCAGCGCTCCTTCCCCATGTCAGAGCTAGAGGAATTTGTGTCCACCCAAGAAGCAACAGGTCAATTGCGAGGATTGATGCGGCTGGTTCCCAAAGATAACCAAGCCAAGCTCCTTGAACTCTTGAGTATGCGGCTGCCCTTTAATGTTGTGCAAACCGATCAAATTCTAGCCAGTCCCATTGGCAAAGATTTACTCAAACAATTTTCTCAGGTCACAATTCGCCGTGATCAAGCCGGGGAAGTTGCCCTGCGGGGTGCTCTGCTCACTGCCGCTGCTTCCCCAGAAGGATTGAGCATGATGTCGTTTTTGAAAAACTATCCTGGTGAAACCATTAACTTGGATTTGCGCAAGCTCAACCAAATGCTCACGAAACAAGATGGCATTATGAGCATGCTCGGGAAATTACGCCCATAG
- a CDS encoding YtxH domain-containing protein, which yields MSQQQGGGGAFWGGLLLGSAIGTVVGLLIAPRSGKETRQLLRKSADALPELLEDMTASFEQYRDRLSETTQERWQATLERLKEAIAVGIEVTQQQQQTFRREANGMALSDPDEEDAVNQ from the coding sequence ATGAGTCAGCAACAGGGTGGCGGTGGTGCCTTTTGGGGAGGTCTGCTCCTAGGGAGTGCGATCGGCACAGTCGTGGGACTATTGATTGCTCCCCGCTCTGGTAAAGAAACCCGACAACTGCTCCGCAAATCCGCTGATGCCCTACCCGAACTGCTCGAAGACATGACTGCCAGTTTTGAGCAATATCGCGATCGCCTCTCAGAGACCACCCAGGAGCGCTGGCAGGCGACCCTAGAACGGCTCAAGGAAGCGATCGCCGTCGGTATCGAAGTCACCCAGCAGCAGCAGCAAACCTTTCGGCGTGAAGCCAATGGCATGGCCTTGAGTGACCCTGATGAAGAAGATGCTGTCAATCAATAG